GTGGCGATTTCCGGGGTGTCGCTCATGCCAGAGCAGTTTGCGGGCTGACCTGGGGCGGCTCGGCGCGTGGGACGGCTGCGAGTTGCTCCGTCATCTCATTCAAGCGCGTTTCCATTTGCCCCAACTCCTGCTCGGCCATTTCAATCTCTGCAATGCGCTCCACCAAACCGCTTGCTGCGTGCTGAATGCGGTCTACCGCTTCGATGCGACGTGCAAAGCTCCGTTTGCGCTCTCTCAATTGGGCATCCAGTTGCGCTGTTGCGGATTTGCTCCAGAGCTCCAGATCGTTGGCGACCGACTCAAACACCGTACGAAGCCGCATGCCGAGCGCACGGACCAATCGCTGCGCGAACTCAGGCTGCGCCAGTTTGAGGGCATTGCCCACGCCCAGGTACTGCAAATGCCGCTGCTCAATTTGCGCGATTTCCTGCAGGAAGGGCTCCAGTTGCGGAGTCGGAGGCACTTGGAGTGAAAAGCCGAAGTCCGTGTTGAGCTGTCGGAATGTACCGCCCAACATGGCATGGATTTCAGTGCCCGAAGATTGCGCCTTGTCCACGATGGCCTGCAGCCGCTGGAAGGTCTCTGCGTAGATTTTGCGCACGCCCAGCTTCAGTCCCTTTTGCTGCAATGCGTCTGTGAGCAGCGCCAGTTCGGCCTTCAGCGAGCGGGCTCCGAGCTCATGGAAGATATCGCGCAGCAATTTGAGATGGACCGCGCGCACCGCCTGAATCTTCGCGGTGCTCATCTCGAACTCCCGCTGCTCCTGCTCGATCCGAGTGCGCATGGAATCGATGACGGAAGCATTCTTTCCGCGCAAACTCCGCAATTCCAGCATCTGGTCATCGAGATCGCGCCGGCGGATGTTGATCACGCGGGAGGTTTCCGAACGCAGGCCGGCAATGCCCGCTGCCACGGCAGAGCGGAGAATGGACTGGCGCTTGCCCATCACCCCTTGTGCCAGCGCTTCTTCCAAAAGAGGCAAGCCGCTGCGCTCCAGCAACAGGTCATCGCACTGGATTTTGGCGATCAACCCTTTCTGGGCTGACACCAGCATGACGTGCTCTTGCGAGATACCCAGCATCTCGGCAGAGGTCAGGCGCTGGCGCTCCAGTTGTTCTTGAACCTGCTCAGGCGAGTTCAGGGTGTCCCACAGTGTGTCGATCTTGTTGAGGACCACCAAGCGGGCATCCGCATTTTCAGATGGGGCTGCCAGATGTTCCCGCCAGATCGACAGGTCGGACCGCGTGACCCCGGTGTCCGCGCCCAGGATGAAGACCACCGCATGTGCCTGCGGAATGAGATTGATGGTGAGCTCGGGCTCCGCACCCACCGCATTCAGCCCGGGCGTATCCAGAATGACCAGGCCCTGCTTGAGCAGCGGATGGGGAATATTGATGAGGGCATGGCGCCACATCGGAACTTCCACCAAGCCGCTGGCGTCCGGCACCGGGTTTTCTTCCGGCAGGTCGTCGTGCCAGAAGCCCAGCGCTCGCGCCTCATCCAAGGTGACGCGCCGGACCTCGGCCACCTTTTCGAGCGAGCGGGCCATCTGTCCCGCATCATTGACATCCAAGGGAATCTGCACCCAGCGTTCGAGTTTCAGGCGCCACTCGGCCAGTCCCTGCACCTGCAGCCGGGTGTCGATGGGAAGCAGGCGCAGGCTCACAGGCACGCCGGGGTCGTAGCCCAATTCCGTCGGGCACATCGTCGTTCGTCCCGCGCTGGCGGGCATGATCCGGCGGCCATAGTCGGCAAAGAAGATGGCGTTGATCAGTTCGGACTTGCCCCGGGAAAACTCCGCGACGAAAGCCACCATGACTTTGTCGCTGCGCACTTGACCCTCCAGTCGCTGGAGCTTCTCGCCAACGGCCGCATCCATGAGGGAATGCGACGCCATCCAGTCGGCCAACTGCTTCAGTTGAAGTGCGAATGCCCGACGCCACGCGCCGTGCTGGTCGAACTGTTCGTTAAAAGAGGGTCCCACTTTGCTCCCGAGTGTCGCTGCGCCCGCACGTGCAGGAGCCTTCGCAAAATATAGCACCCCACGAACTTCTTGAAAGCTCGAAACGGCGTGGTGCCACCCCTCTTAACCCTATGCCTTCTGGCAACGGATGCAATAGTAGGTGCTGCGCTGGCCTTGCCGGATCATTCGCACCGGAGACCCACAGGCCCGGCACGCCTCGTTGTGCCGTCCATAGACATGCGCCTCCAGCTGGAAATGGCCCTCACTGCCGTCCGCGCTGGCAAAGTCCCGCAGCGTGCTGCCGCCGCGCTCCACCGCGCGCGCCAGCACCTCGCGAATGGCTGCGTGCAGGCGGCGAACCCGCTCCAAGCCGATGGTCGATGACTTCACGGTCGGGCGGATACCCGCCAGGAACAGCACTTCCGATGCGTAGATGTTTCCGACACCCACCACCACTTTGCCACTGAGCAAGACCTGCTTCACAGGCGCCCGGCTCGCACGCAAACCAGCAAAGAGACCGTCGACGGTGAACAGCTCGGAAAGGGGTTCCACCCCCAGTGAGCCCAACAGCTTCTTCGCTTCTTCGGCGCCCTCGTCTTGCGCCCAAACCACTGCGCCGAATCTTCGAGGATCCCGCAGGCGCAGGGTCCCCAAAGTCGTTTCCATTTCAAAATGGTCGTGTGGACCACGCGCTTCCAGCGATTGCCCCAGACGAAGGCTCCCTGACATGCCGAGATGGATCAGGAGAAGCCCTCCGTCCAGGTCCAGGAGCAAATACTTGCCCCGGCGCCGCACTGCCGTGATGGTGCGGCCAATCAACCCCTCGGGCGGGCAACCGAGTGGCCATCTCAATGGTTTGCCCACCGTGACCGACTGGATTACCGCGCCGAAAATCCCCTTCGCGATGCTGAGTCGCGTTACTTCCACTTCCGGCAACTCAGGCATGCCTGCACGCTCCACAAAGACGTTGAACCATGGATTATTATGGGTTGATGGCGCAATCACATCGACTCTGGACCATCACCCTGGCATGCGCCATGGTGACGGGAACTCTTTCTGCACAGGCGCAAAATTCGCCGGCACCGACATCGCAAGCCGGGCTTCGAGCGTCTCAGGAGTCTTCCAGCGATGCAGCCGCAGCGCTCGATGCAGAATTGTTCTATGAAATCCTGCTCGGGGAGATCAGCACCACGGGGGGGGATCCCGGCACCGGTTATTCGCTCATGCTCGAAGCGGCCCGCCGCAGTGGCGATGGCCAGCTTTATCGACGGGCCGTCGAGATTGCCCTGCAATCGCGCTCGGCCGAATATGCGCTGGCGGCAGCGAAGGCGTGGAAAAGCGCACAGCCTCATTCGCGCGAGGCCAACCGGTACGTGTTGCAGATCCTCATTGCGCTCAATCGCATCGAGGAGACGTCCGACCTGCTCAAACAGGAATTGGATCAATCGCGTGCGAATGACAGGGCGATGACGCTCCAGGCCATTCCTCAGTTGTACGGACGGGCCAGCGACAAGGCCATGGCCGCCAAGGTCGTCGAGCAGGCGCTGGCAGATCAGCTCAGCAACCCGGCATCCGGCCCGTCCGCATGGATCACCATCGGCCGAATGCGCCTGGCCGCGGGCGACAAGAAGGGTGGGCTGGAAGCCGCACGCCAGGCCCAGACCATGGATGCGCCCGCCGAAGGCGTCGCCTTGCTGGCGCTGCAACTGCTGGAAGCCGGCGAGACAGAGGCCGAGCCATTGGTTGCCCGCTATCTGGCCGGGACACCCAAGCCGGAAATCCGCATGGTGTACGTTCGCACCCTGCTGGACTCACAACGCTATGCGGAAGCCTCCAAGCAGGCGGATCTGCTGACCCAGAGCACGCCGGACATGGCAGAAGCCTGGCTGGTCAAAGCCAGCCTGCATTTGCAGGCCAACCGCCTCGATGAGGCGTATGCGTCCCTGACGCAGTTTCAGAAACTCCTCGAGGCACTGCCTGCGAGCGATCCGCGCCGCAGCGCGATGACGCAGGCATTCCTGCTGCAAGCCCAGATCGCAGAAAAGCGGGGCAACCTGGCGGAAGCGGAGGCTTGGCTGGGCCGGGTCGAGAACTCCGCAGAACTGCTGACGGTGCAAAGCCGCAGGGCATCCCTATTGGCTCGCCAGGGCAAGTTGCCCGAAGCCCTTGCGCTCATTCGCGCGCTGCCCGCGAAGACGCCCCAGGAAGAGCGAATGAAATTGCTCGCCGAGGTCCAGCTGCTGCGCGATGCACAGAAATACCGGGAAGCCTATGAAGCCCAAGCCAAGGCCGTTGCCTTGGCTCCGCAAGACAACGAACTCGTCTATGACCAAGCCATGCTGGCCGAAAAAGCGGGCTTGCTGGACGAGATGGAAAAGCTGCTGCGGCAGATCATTGCCCGCCAGCCCGACTACCACCATGCCCACAACGCGCTGGGATACTCATTCGCAGAGCGCGACATCCGGCTGCCGGAAGCCAAACAGCTGATTGCCAAGGCGCTGGAATACGCGCCCGGCGACCCGTTCATCATGGACAGTCTCGGCTGGGTCGAGTTTCGGCTCGGCAATCGAAAAGAAGCCGCGCGCTTGCTCGGCGATGCATTCAAGGCGCAGCCCGATCCGGAAATCGCAGCCCATCTCGGAGAGGTATTGTGGTCGCTCGGAGAGCGCGATCGCGCGACATCTGTCTGGAAAGAAGGCCTGCGGCTGAACAAGGACAACGATACCCTGCGCCAGACTTTGAAGCGCCTGGGGGCCAACCCTTGATGCGGCATGCCGCAATCGGTGTTCGCCGCGCAGATGCCAAAAGCGCCTGGCCTGCCTGGAGCACCTGGCTGGCAACGGTGGCCTTCTTGCTCCTCACGGGTTGTGCGCAGCACGCTCGTTTGGCCACGCAGGATGCAGCGCCCAGCGATGCATGGAGCGGCCGGCTCTCGCTGCAAGTGGACGATCCCGCCGCACAACCGTTGAACGCTGCATTCGAATTGCGAGGCGCCCCCGAACAAGGGGAACTGACGCTTCTCAACCCCTTCGGCAATGTGATTGCCAAGCTGGCTTGGTCGCCCGGACTGGCCACACTGACCAACGGATCGGAAACGCGACGATCCGACTCGCTGGACGCGCTGGTCCTGCAACTGACAGGCAGCACGGTGCCAGTTTCCGCCTTGTTCGGCTGGCTCAAACGCGAACCCATCGCGGTCGATGGCTGGGAGGCAGAACTCGACGGCATGGACCGTGGCAGGCTCGTCGCTCACCGTCGCAGCCCCTTGCCCCACGCCACACTGCGCATTGCCCTGGACCGCTGACACCCATGCGGTCTTTGCACGATGTGCCGGCGCCGGCCAAGCTCAATCTCTTTCTGCACATTAACGGGCGACGCGCCGACGGCTACCACCTGCTGCAATCGGTGTTCATGCTGATCGATTGGTGCGACACGCTCCATTTCGAACTGCGCGAGGACGGCGGGATCACCAGGGAGGACCTGTCGGAGGCGCTGCCCCCACAAGACCTTTGCGTGCGCGCAGCCTCGGCCTTGCAGCTTGCCACCGGATGCACGCTGGGAGCACACATCGGCATTGAAAAGCGAGTTCCAGCGCAGGCGGGGATGGGGGGTGGTTCGTCCGATGCGGCCTCGACCCTGCTGGCCCTCAACCGATTGTGGAACCTGCAACTGACGCGTGGGGAACTGGAGCGCATCGGGCTGTCGCTGGGCGCCGACGTGCCATTTTTTTTACGCGGCCATAACGCTTGGGTGGAAGGAATTGGTGAGACAATACGCCCGCTTGAGAAAGCGCATGCACTGCCAAGAACACAATTCCTGGTGGTCAAACCAGAAGCGGGATTGGATACGAAATCGATTTTTTCGCACCCTTCCTTAAAACGCGATTCTGGCTGTGCTACAATCTTAGGCTTTGCTGCAGCACACTACCAATTTGGAAGTAATGATCTGCAGCCGGTTGCTCAGGCACTGTGCCCCGAGATCGGTCAAGCCCTTCAGTGGCTGGAGTCGAAAGGGTTGCAAGGCCGAATGACTGGCTCGGGAAGTGCAGTGTTTGCGCAAATGCCACAGGCAGTGAACTTGCAAGACGCGCCCGGCGCGTGGCAAGTGAAGGCATGTGAAAATCTGATGATTCATCCTCTGGCAGGATGGGCCTCGGATCAGGATTTCGGTTGATTACTTTCAGTGATCGACCTGTGTAGGGGAGTCGCCAAGCTGGTTAAGGCACCGGATTTTGATTCCGGCATGCGAAGGTTCGAATCCTTCTTCCCCTGCCAAATACTTTCGCACACGGGCTTTTTTTTAGACTGCTGGGTCGCTCATGCAAGCCAATCACCCCGACTTCATGGTTTTCACCGGCAACGCCAATCCTGGGATGGCGGCGGACATTGCCCGGCACCTCGGCACCACGCTGGGTGCAGTGGACGTGGGCCGTTTCTCCGACGGCGAAGTCACTGTCGAAATCAAGCAGAACGTCCGTGCTCGCGATGTGTTCGTCGTGCAGTCGACCTGCGCGCCGACCAACGAAAACCTCATGGAACTGCTGATCATGGTCGATGCGCTCAAGCGCGCTTCGGCCGAACGCATCAGCGCGGTGATTCCCTACTTCGGCTATGCCCGCCAGGACCGCCGTCCGCGCTCCAGCCGCGTGCCGATCTCCGCCAAGGTGGTGGCCAACATGCTGCAGGCCGTGGGCGTGGCCCGCGTGCTGACGATGGACCTGCATGCAGACCAGATCCAGGGCTTCTTCGACATCCCCGTGGACAACATCTACGCATCGCCCGTGCTGCTGGGCGACCTGCGCCAGAAACAATACGACGACCTGATCGTCGTGTCGCCCGATGTGGGCGGCGTGGTGCGCGCACGGGCCCTGGCCAAGCAGTTGAACTGCGATCTGGCCATCATCGACAAGCGCCGCCCGAAGGCCAACGTATCGGAAGTGATGCATGTGATCGGCGAGATCGACGGCCGCAACTGCGTGATCATGGACGACATGATCGACACCGCCGGCACACTCGTGAAGGCCGCCGAAGTGCTCAAGGAGCGTGGCGCCAAGAAGGTGTACGCCTACTGCACGCACCCCATTTTCTCGGGCCCGGCCATCGAGCGCATCGCCAAGGGCTCCGCACTCGACGAAGTGGTCGTGACCAACACCATCCCCTTGAGCGAAGCCGCCAAGGGATGCACCAAGATTCGCCAACTCTCCGTGGCACCGCTGATCGCAGAAACGATCCAGCGCATCGCCAAGGGAGAGTCGGTGATGAGTCTGTTCTCGGACCAGGACAACCTCTTCTGATGACGTCCGCCCTCGGGGCGGAAGGGATGGCAAACCTCCTGCGGGAGGTTTGTTCGTTCGGGAACACAAGCAGGTCCGCTGCCAGGTGGCACGGGTCTTTTTCAACAGGGCCGAGCTGGTCGCGGCCGGCCCTCACAGGAGCTAACCATGAACTTCGTCGCTTTTGAGCGCGCCAAGCAAGGTACGGGTGCGAGCCGCCGTCTGCGCAACACGGGCAAGACGCCCGGCATCGTCTACGGCGGTGCCGCCGAGCCCCAACTGATCGAGATCGACCACAACGCGCTGTGGCACGCCCTCAAGAAGGAAGCCTTCCACTCCAGCGTGCTGGACATGGAAGTGGCCGGCACCACCTCCAAGGTGCTGCTGCGTGACGTGCAATACCACCCCTACAAGCAACTCGTGCTGCACATCGACTTCCAGCGCGTGGATGCCAAGACCAAGCTGCACATGAAGGTGCCACTGCACTACAGCGGCGCTGAAGAATCCGACGCCGTGAAGGTGGACAAGTGCCTGGTCAACCCCGTCGTGAACGAACTCGACGTGTCGTGCATGCCTTCGGACCTGCCCGAATTCATCGCCGTGGACCTGACCAAGCTGAAGAAGGGTGCATCGCTGCACCTGAAGGACATCAAGCTGCCCCGCGGCGTGAGCGCCGTGATCCGTGGCGGCCAGAACAACCCCGTTCTGGTGTCCGTGACCAACCCCGTGGTCGAAGTGGAAGCACCTGCTGCCGACGCAGCACCTGCCGCCGACGCCAAGGGCGGCAAGGGCAAGAAGAAGTAATCTTCTCCCCAACTGTCGCCGTCCCGGCGGCAGGCGGAGGGCAACCTCCTGGCGGGCCGCTCCGGCGGCACCGCTCCGAACGGCCCACCTGCGTGGGCCGTTTTTCTTGGGCACACACGGATAATCGCGGACACCATGATCAAACTGTTTGTGGGCCTGGGCAACCCAGGGCCCGACTACGACGCCACCCGCCACAACGCCGGATTCTGGTGGATCGATGCACTGGCCCGCGAACTGAAAACCACGCTGGTGCCGGACCGCAACTACTACGGCCTTGTCGCCCGCACGAATGTGCATGGGCAAAGCGTCTGGCTGCTGGAGCCCCAGACCTTCATGAATCTCTCGGGCAAGTCGGTGGCGGCGCTGGCGCGGTTCTTCAAGATCCAGCCCGACGAAATCCTGGTGGCGCACGATGAACTCGACATCGCCCCGGGCCATGTGAAGCTCAAGCGCGGCGGCAGCCATGCCGGCCACAACGGACTGCGCGACATCCATGCGCAATTGGGATCGGCGGATTACTGGCGCCTGCGCATCGGGATCGGGCACCCGGGCATCAAGGCGGAAGTGGCGAACTGGGTGCTCAAGAAGCCATCGCCCGACCAGCACACCCTGATCGAAGACAGCATTGCCCATTCGTTGAAGGCGCACCCGGCGATGCTGGCGGGAGATATGGAAAAGGCCACGCTGCTGGTGCACACGACCAAGCCCCCGCGCCCCAAGCCGCCGCGGCCGGACGGCGTTTAACTGCTATTTTGAGAGCTGCCCGCGCAATACCTTCTTGCGTGGGAGACGGAACCGCTTGGATCAGGACGCCGCGCCCTGGGCCGCCGCGGCTTGCAGGCGCTCGTACTTCTGGAACAGGGTTTCGCGGCTTTCCACATGCTGCGGGCTGACCGGAATGCAGGCCACAGGGCAGATCTGCACGCACTGCGGCTCATCGAAATGGCCCACGCACTCGGTGCATTTGGCCGGGTCGATTTCATAGATGGCTTCGCCCAGGTAGATGGCCTGGTTGGGGCACTCGGGCTCGCACACGTCGCAGTTGATGCACTCGTCGGTGATCATCAAAGCCATGGCGATCTCCTGGCACAGGCCTGGGGCGCGCGAAAGGCCGGAAGGGCACGGAGGGCGGACGTCATGCCGGGATTATCCCCGCCCCGGCAAGTCCCTGGCGCAGGCGGGGCGGTCTGCCCCCCATGCCCCATCCCTGCCCCGTCCCCGCGCGCACTGCGCCGGCCCACCCGGACCCGCGCCGCAACGGGCACCGGTGCACCGCACGCGCCCCGCCTCCGACCGCCGTGCGGTGTTTGCCGCTATGCTGCACCCACACCGCCCTGCCCCCTTTCGGCAGCCCGGACGACTCGCGGCGCCCTTCCGATCCATCCCATGGGACCCTTCCTCCTCAAACGGTTGCTCACGCTCATCGCCACGCTGGCCGGGGCGTCGGTGGTCGTGTTCGTGGTGCTGGAGATCATGCCCGGCAATGCGGCGCAGATGCTGATGGGGCCGGATGCCTCGCCCGAGGCCGTGGCCGCCCTGGCGACGAAGCTGGGGCTGGACCAGCCCGCGCTGCAGCGCTACGGCCACTGGGTGGGCGGGCTGCTCACGGGCCAGCTGGGCGACAGCTACGCCTACGGCACTCCGGTGCGGGATCTGGTGCTGGAGCGGCTGGCGCTCACCGTGCCGCTGGCGCTGATGGCCATGGCGATCACCACCGTGCTGGCGCTGCTGGCGGGCGTGTACGCGGCATCGCGCCACAACCGCTGGGGCGACGTGGGCGTGATGGGGCTGGCGCAGATCGGCATCGCCATTCCGAATTTCTGGTTCGCCATCCTGCTGATCCTGCTGTTCTCGGTGAAGCTGCAGTGGTTCTCGGCGGGCGGCTTTCCGGGCTGGACCGAGGACAGCGGCGGTAGCCCGCTTGAGGCGCTGAAGGCACTGCTGCTGCCCGCGATCTCGCTGGCCGTGGTGCAGGCGGCGATCCTGGCGCGCATCACCCGCTCGTCGGTGCTGGAGGTGCTGCACGAGGACTTCGTGCGCACGGCCCGTGCCAAGGGCCTGTCACGCCGCGCGGCGCTCTGGGGCCACGTGCTGCGCAACGCGATGATTCCCGTGGTGACGGTGATGGGCCTGCAGTTCGCCAACCTGCTGGCCGGCACCATCGTGGTGGAGAACGTGTTCTACCTGCCGGGCCTGGGGCGGCTGATCTTCCAGTCGATCGCCAACCGCGACCTGATCGTGGTGCGCAACTGCGTGATGCTGCTGGCGGCCATGGTGATCGTGGTGAACTTCGTGGTGGACCTTCTCTATGCCGCCATCGACCCGCGCGTGAAAGCGAGCGACCTGTGATGCCCCCGTCCCCCGCCACGCCCTCCCAGCCCGTCCCGGCAGCGGGGGCCGCGCCGTCCGGCCTGCGCCGCGCGCTGCGCCACCGCAGCTTCGCCATCGGCGCGGTGCTGTCGCTGCTGCTGGTGCTGGCGGCGCTGGTGTCCTTCGTGTGGATGCCCGGCTCGCCCTACGACATGGACATGGAGGCCAAGCTGTTGCCCCCCTCGGCCGCGCACTGGCTGGGCACCGATGCGTTCGGGCGCGACGTGGCCTCGCTGCTGCTGGTGGGGGCGCGCAATTCCATCCTGGTGGGGGTGATCGCGGTGGGCATCGGCCTGTCCATCGGCACAGCGCTCGGGCTGCTGGCGGCGGCGCGGCGCGGCTGGGTGGAAGAACTCATCATGCGGATGGCGGACTTCACCTTCGCGTTCCCGGCGATTCTCTCGGCCATCATGCTCACCGCCGTGTTCGGGGCGGGCGTGGTCAATTCGATCATCGCCATCGGCATCTTCAACATCCCCACTTTCGCCCGGGTCACGCGCGCCTCCGCCAATGCCGTGTGGTCACGCGAATTCATCCTGGCGGCGCGCGCCTGCGGCAAGGGCCCGTGGCGCATCACGCGGGAGCACGTGCTGCCCAACATCGCGGCGGCGCTGATCGTGCAGGCCACGATCCAGTTCGCGCTGGCCATCCTGGCCGAGGCCGCGCTGTCGTACCTGGGCCTGGGCACGCAGCCGCCGCAACCGTCCTGGGGCCGCATGCTGAGCGAGGCGCAGACGCTGATGTTCCAGGCGCCGCTGCTGGCCGTGTGGCCCGGCGTGGCGATCGCGCTGGCGGTGCTGGGGCTGAACCTGCTGGGCGACGGCCTGCGCGACCTGCTCGACCCACGGCTGTCGCGCCAGCGCTGACGCCATCAACGCCCACGCCCCACCCACCATGCCCCTGCTCGAAGTCTCCGACCTGCACGTGCGGCTGCAAACCCACCGCGGCCCGGCCGATGCCGTGCGGGGCGTGGGCTTCACGCTCGAACGTGGCGAGACGCTGGGCCTGATCGGCGAGTCGGGCTGCGGCAAGTCGCTCACCGCCATGGCGCTGATGGGCCTGCTGCCGGACCGCGCCACCACGCGGGGCAGCCTCCGCTTCGACGGCACCGAGCTGCTGGGCCAGGACGAGGCGGCGCTGTGCCGCATCCGCGGGCGCCGCATCGGCATGGTCTTCCAGGAGCCCATGACGGCGCTCAACCCGGTGCACA
This region of Acidovorax sp. GBBC 1281 genomic DNA includes:
- a CDS encoding dynamin family protein, translated to MGPSFNEQFDQHGAWRRAFALQLKQLADWMASHSLMDAAVGEKLQRLEGQVRSDKVMVAFVAEFSRGKSELINAIFFADYGRRIMPASAGRTTMCPTELGYDPGVPVSLRLLPIDTRLQVQGLAEWRLKLERWVQIPLDVNDAGQMARSLEKVAEVRRVTLDEARALGFWHDDLPEENPVPDASGLVEVPMWRHALINIPHPLLKQGLVILDTPGLNAVGAEPELTINLIPQAHAVVFILGADTGVTRSDLSIWREHLAAPSENADARLVVLNKIDTLWDTLNSPEQVQEQLERQRLTSAEMLGISQEHVMLVSAQKGLIAKIQCDDLLLERSGLPLLEEALAQGVMGKRQSILRSAVAAGIAGLRSETSRVINIRRRDLDDQMLELRSLRGKNASVIDSMRTRIEQEQREFEMSTAKIQAVRAVHLKLLRDIFHELGARSLKAELALLTDALQQKGLKLGVRKIYAETFQRLQAIVDKAQSSGTEIHAMLGGTFRQLNTDFGFSLQVPPTPQLEPFLQEIAQIEQRHLQYLGVGNALKLAQPEFAQRLVRALGMRLRTVFESVANDLELWSKSATAQLDAQLRERKRSFARRIEAVDRIQHAASGLVERIAEIEMAEQELGQMETRLNEMTEQLAAVPRAEPPQVSPQTALA
- the mutM gene encoding bifunctional DNA-formamidopyrimidine glycosylase/DNA-(apurinic or apyrimidinic site) lyase, whose protein sequence is MPELPEVEVTRLSIAKGIFGAVIQSVTVGKPLRWPLGCPPEGLIGRTITAVRRRGKYLLLDLDGGLLLIHLGMSGSLRLGQSLEARGPHDHFEMETTLGTLRLRDPRRFGAVVWAQDEGAEEAKKLLGSLGVEPLSELFTVDGLFAGLRASRAPVKQVLLSGKVVVGVGNIYASEVLFLAGIRPTVKSSTIGLERVRRLHAAIREVLARAVERGGSTLRDFASADGSEGHFQLEAHVYGRHNEACRACGSPVRMIRQGQRSTYYCIRCQKA
- a CDS encoding tetratricopeptide repeat protein, which translates into the protein MDYYGLMAQSHRLWTITLACAMVTGTLSAQAQNSPAPTSQAGLRASQESSSDAAAALDAELFYEILLGEISTTGGDPGTGYSLMLEAARRSGDGQLYRRAVEIALQSRSAEYALAAAKAWKSAQPHSREANRYVLQILIALNRIEETSDLLKQELDQSRANDRAMTLQAIPQLYGRASDKAMAAKVVEQALADQLSNPASGPSAWITIGRMRLAAGDKKGGLEAARQAQTMDAPAEGVALLALQLLEAGETEAEPLVARYLAGTPKPEIRMVYVRTLLDSQRYAEASKQADLLTQSTPDMAEAWLVKASLHLQANRLDEAYASLTQFQKLLEALPASDPRRSAMTQAFLLQAQIAEKRGNLAEAEAWLGRVENSAELLTVQSRRASLLARQGKLPEALALIRALPAKTPQEERMKLLAEVQLLRDAQKYREAYEAQAKAVALAPQDNELVYDQAMLAEKAGLLDEMEKLLRQIIARQPDYHHAHNALGYSFAERDIRLPEAKQLIAKALEYAPGDPFIMDSLGWVEFRLGNRKEAARLLGDAFKAQPDPEIAAHLGEVLWSLGERDRATSVWKEGLRLNKDNDTLRQTLKRLGANP
- a CDS encoding lipoprotein insertase outer membrane protein LolB; translation: MRHAAIGVRRADAKSAWPAWSTWLATVAFLLLTGCAQHARLATQDAAPSDAWSGRLSLQVDDPAAQPLNAAFELRGAPEQGELTLLNPFGNVIAKLAWSPGLATLTNGSETRRSDSLDALVLQLTGSTVPVSALFGWLKREPIAVDGWEAELDGMDRGRLVAHRRSPLPHATLRIALDR
- the ispE gene encoding 4-(cytidine 5'-diphospho)-2-C-methyl-D-erythritol kinase, yielding MRSLHDVPAPAKLNLFLHINGRRADGYHLLQSVFMLIDWCDTLHFELREDGGITREDLSEALPPQDLCVRAASALQLATGCTLGAHIGIEKRVPAQAGMGGGSSDAASTLLALNRLWNLQLTRGELERIGLSLGADVPFFLRGHNAWVEGIGETIRPLEKAHALPRTQFLVVKPEAGLDTKSIFSHPSLKRDSGCATILGFAAAHYQFGSNDLQPVAQALCPEIGQALQWLESKGLQGRMTGSGSAVFAQMPQAVNLQDAPGAWQVKACENLMIHPLAGWASDQDFG
- a CDS encoding ribose-phosphate pyrophosphokinase, yielding MQANHPDFMVFTGNANPGMAADIARHLGTTLGAVDVGRFSDGEVTVEIKQNVRARDVFVVQSTCAPTNENLMELLIMVDALKRASAERISAVIPYFGYARQDRRPRSSRVPISAKVVANMLQAVGVARVLTMDLHADQIQGFFDIPVDNIYASPVLLGDLRQKQYDDLIVVSPDVGGVVRARALAKQLNCDLAIIDKRRPKANVSEVMHVIGEIDGRNCVIMDDMIDTAGTLVKAAEVLKERGAKKVYAYCTHPIFSGPAIERIAKGSALDEVVVTNTIPLSEAAKGCTKIRQLSVAPLIAETIQRIAKGESVMSLFSDQDNLF
- a CDS encoding 50S ribosomal protein L25/general stress protein Ctc encodes the protein MNFVAFERAKQGTGASRRLRNTGKTPGIVYGGAAEPQLIEIDHNALWHALKKEAFHSSVLDMEVAGTTSKVLLRDVQYHPYKQLVLHIDFQRVDAKTKLHMKVPLHYSGAEESDAVKVDKCLVNPVVNELDVSCMPSDLPEFIAVDLTKLKKGASLHLKDIKLPRGVSAVIRGGQNNPVLVSVTNPVVEVEAPAADAAPAADAKGGKGKKK
- the pth gene encoding aminoacyl-tRNA hydrolase, which codes for MIKLFVGLGNPGPDYDATRHNAGFWWIDALARELKTTLVPDRNYYGLVARTNVHGQSVWLLEPQTFMNLSGKSVAALARFFKIQPDEILVAHDELDIAPGHVKLKRGGSHAGHNGLRDIHAQLGSADYWRLRIGIGHPGIKAEVANWVLKKPSPDQHTLIEDSIAHSLKAHPAMLAGDMEKATLLVHTTKPPRPKPPRPDGV
- a CDS encoding YfhL family 4Fe-4S dicluster ferredoxin encodes the protein MALMITDECINCDVCEPECPNQAIYLGEAIYEIDPAKCTECVGHFDEPQCVQICPVACIPVSPQHVESRETLFQKYERLQAAAAQGAAS
- a CDS encoding ABC transporter permease yields the protein MGPFLLKRLLTLIATLAGASVVVFVVLEIMPGNAAQMLMGPDASPEAVAALATKLGLDQPALQRYGHWVGGLLTGQLGDSYAYGTPVRDLVLERLALTVPLALMAMAITTVLALLAGVYAASRHNRWGDVGVMGLAQIGIAIPNFWFAILLILLFSVKLQWFSAGGFPGWTEDSGGSPLEALKALLLPAISLAVVQAAILARITRSSVLEVLHEDFVRTARAKGLSRRAALWGHVLRNAMIPVVTVMGLQFANLLAGTIVVENVFYLPGLGRLIFQSIANRDLIVVRNCVMLLAAMVIVVNFVVDLLYAAIDPRVKASDL
- a CDS encoding ABC transporter permease, whose amino-acid sequence is MPPSPATPSQPVPAAGAAPSGLRRALRHRSFAIGAVLSLLLVLAALVSFVWMPGSPYDMDMEAKLLPPSAAHWLGTDAFGRDVASLLLVGARNSILVGVIAVGIGLSIGTALGLLAAARRGWVEELIMRMADFTFAFPAILSAIMLTAVFGAGVVNSIIAIGIFNIPTFARVTRASANAVWSREFILAARACGKGPWRITREHVLPNIAAALIVQATIQFALAILAEAALSYLGLGTQPPQPSWGRMLSEAQTLMFQAPLLAVWPGVAIALAVLGLNLLGDGLRDLLDPRLSRQR